Proteins encoded in a region of the Paramagnetospirillum magneticum AMB-1 genome:
- a CDS encoding TadE/TadG family type IV pilus assembly protein, with translation MIRNSLSRLMTCRKGNMAIILAIGLLPIITTIGLGVDVARAYAVKSRMSAALDAAALAVGSSSGTDAQLSAVAQKFFDANYPTGALGAHPSVAVKVTGDVISASAVAEVDTVFMKVVGLNDVPVHADSTVNRQIAGLELAMVLDNTGSMTTNNNIQAVRDAANQLTDILFGTATVHPYLKIALVPYSAAVNVGSVAPSLITTGDTYAPNDLLGWKGCVVERAGANGVGDTSAATAPWTRYKWLPAVDNNYDATKSSTVLANPSNGNASTGPNLGCPTAITPLTNVKATLTPAINAMEAWSRGGTLSDVGMAWGLRVLSPEPPFTEGLPWGTPKWSKAVILMTDGDNQFYKLTSTTGGNKVNSAVNSDYGAYGRLDELGRIGTTNATTAKTTINTRLTSVCNAMKAKNIIVYTVTFTSGINQATKDIYKACATDASKYFDSPSQDELKSAFRAIATSLSNLRVSQ, from the coding sequence ATGATCCGCAATTCGCTGTCCCGCCTGATGACGTGCCGCAAGGGCAACATGGCCATCATCCTGGCCATCGGCCTGTTGCCGATCATCACCACCATCGGCCTGGGCGTGGACGTGGCCCGCGCCTATGCGGTGAAAAGCCGGATGTCCGCCGCCCTGGACGCCGCCGCCCTGGCGGTGGGCTCCAGCAGCGGCACCGACGCCCAGCTTTCCGCCGTGGCGCAGAAGTTCTTCGACGCCAATTACCCGACCGGCGCCCTGGGCGCCCATCCCAGCGTTGCCGTCAAGGTCACCGGCGACGTCATCTCGGCCTCGGCGGTGGCGGAGGTGGACACCGTCTTCATGAAGGTGGTGGGACTGAACGACGTGCCCGTCCATGCCGACAGCACCGTGAACCGCCAGATCGCCGGGCTGGAACTGGCCATGGTGCTGGACAATACCGGCTCCATGACCACCAACAACAATATCCAGGCGGTGCGCGACGCCGCCAACCAGCTCACCGACATCCTGTTCGGCACGGCCACCGTGCACCCCTATCTCAAGATCGCTCTGGTGCCCTATTCGGCGGCGGTCAACGTCGGCTCGGTAGCACCCAGCCTGATCACCACCGGCGACACCTACGCCCCCAACGACCTGCTGGGCTGGAAAGGCTGCGTCGTCGAGCGGGCGGGCGCCAACGGCGTGGGCGACACCTCGGCGGCCACGGCGCCGTGGACCCGCTACAAGTGGCTGCCGGCCGTCGACAACAATTACGACGCGACCAAATCCTCCACCGTGCTGGCCAACCCGTCCAACGGCAACGCCTCCACCGGTCCCAACCTGGGCTGCCCGACGGCCATCACCCCGCTCACCAACGTCAAGGCGACGCTGACGCCGGCCATCAACGCCATGGAGGCCTGGAGCCGGGGCGGCACCCTGTCGGATGTGGGCATGGCCTGGGGCCTGCGCGTCCTGTCGCCCGAGCCGCCCTTCACCGAAGGCCTACCCTGGGGCACGCCCAAATGGAGCAAGGCGGTGATCCTGATGACCGACGGCGACAACCAGTTCTACAAGCTGACCAGCACCACCGGCGGCAACAAGGTCAACAGCGCGGTGAACTCGGATTACGGCGCCTATGGCCGCCTGGACGAACTAGGCCGCATCGGCACCACCAACGCCACCACCGCCAAGACCACCATCAACACCCGCCTGACCTCGGTGTGCAACGCCATGAAGGCCAAGAACATCATCGTCTACACGGTGACCTTCACCTCGGGCATCAACCAGGCCACCAAGGACATCTACAAGGCCTGCGCCACCGATGCCTCCAAGTATTTCGACTCGCCCTCCCAGGACGAACTGAAAAGCGCCTTCCGCGCCATCGCCACCAGCCTCAGCAACCTGCGGGTCAGCCAGTAG
- a CDS encoding TniB family NTP-binding protein, with product MVTPDLFALNPAPMLPLDFPQDELEGRIRRIRSPRYVAYEAGEAILGRLAWLYDHPKVVRPPCSLIYSDTNNGKTALAQKFVRDHSPAEDSPDFGKRPVVYAHAPPYADISGLYDAILRSLGAPYRSTARPQAKWDQLLQLLAAVGTRVLILDEVSNFLIGKVDQRSMVLNSLKSLSNELKIPVVAMGTQDAVRVFQTDQQLGNRFEPIGIPRWSVSREYALFVARYAQSLELRQESDFRSKELIGRIHAMSEGLTGETCKLLALAAETSIHSGREVIDMGTLDQVPWVMPSERRRAAR from the coding sequence ATGGTGACGCCCGATCTGTTCGCGCTCAATCCGGCGCCCATGCTGCCGTTGGATTTCCCCCAGGACGAGCTTGAGGGCCGCATCCGCCGCATTCGCAGTCCCCGCTATGTCGCGTACGAGGCAGGCGAGGCGATCCTCGGCCGCTTGGCCTGGCTGTACGACCACCCCAAGGTGGTCCGGCCGCCGTGCAGCCTGATCTATAGTGACACCAACAACGGCAAGACGGCCCTGGCGCAGAAGTTCGTCCGCGATCACAGCCCGGCGGAGGACAGCCCGGACTTCGGCAAGCGCCCGGTGGTCTACGCCCATGCCCCACCCTATGCTGATATCAGCGGCCTCTACGACGCGATCCTGCGCTCATTGGGTGCGCCCTATCGATCGACGGCTCGGCCCCAGGCCAAATGGGACCAACTGCTCCAGCTATTGGCCGCCGTCGGTACCCGGGTGCTGATCCTCGACGAGGTCAGCAATTTCCTAATCGGCAAGGTCGATCAGCGCTCCATGGTGCTGAACAGCCTCAAGAGTCTCAGCAACGAGCTGAAGATTCCCGTGGTGGCCATGGGCACCCAGGATGCGGTCCGGGTCTTCCAGACCGACCAGCAACTGGGTAACCGCTTCGAGCCCATCGGCATTCCGCGCTGGAGCGTCAGCCGGGAATACGCGCTGTTCGTGGCGCGCTATGCCCAGAGCCTCGAATTGCGGCAGGAGAGCGACTTCCGCTCGAAGGAACTGATCGGCCGCATCCACGCCATGTCAGAGGGCCTGACCGGGGAAACCTGCAAGCTGCTGGCCCTCGCCGCCGAGACCTCGATCCATTCCGGTCGCGAGGTCATCGACATGGGGACGCTGGATCAGGTGCCGTGGGTGATGCCGAGTGAGAGGAGACGGGCGGCGAGGTGA
- a CDS encoding TniQ family protein produces MHLDDRWPGHPRLLPDESISSWFTRTAAANGLRPGELYRIVQPGGDRNPRDLDRHADDCLLDLLAGKTGVPVDDLKHATFRRWAGRLFEHDDGLNKLVWLPPAGREGGRRCFGQQVCPWCLRADAQPYLRLNWRLSFSTTCPIHGRLLLDRCPSCAEPFSILRQDGRGAICCPGCGADLRDFTGDEPAFDTISVQRDLLGLIREGWRDLGDYGPVYSFVVLEILAQLLRLLAGGKHAHALRLWLAEQAPSLAVRPESLPRARDGALLTPRARGVLVAMAHWLLAEWPHRFVEAAKAAGMTSTDLRKRSVGEYPFAYAHAVDWHLKEPHKGDATEEIMVAAQMLHDHGQSASRQNLVALCGTKLGSMGGVADPVASGLPWGKGRYWKLDGVSPEVKAAARLAAHRAGEDVGPWLDALLRRMLGLCAIKTPFDRHDPDTITLDANVGCEG; encoded by the coding sequence ATGCATCTCGATGATCGCTGGCCAGGGCACCCCAGGCTGTTGCCCGATGAGTCGATATCTTCATGGTTCACGCGAACCGCAGCCGCCAACGGTCTGCGGCCGGGCGAGCTTTACCGCATCGTCCAGCCCGGCGGGGATCGCAATCCCCGCGATCTCGACCGTCATGCCGATGATTGCCTGCTGGACCTGCTGGCGGGCAAGACGGGTGTTCCGGTCGATGACCTGAAGCACGCCACCTTTCGCCGCTGGGCTGGGCGCTTGTTCGAGCACGACGATGGCCTCAACAAGCTGGTATGGCTGCCGCCGGCCGGGCGCGAGGGCGGGCGCCGCTGCTTCGGTCAGCAGGTCTGCCCCTGGTGCCTGCGGGCCGATGCGCAACCGTACTTGCGCCTCAACTGGCGGCTCTCCTTTTCCACCACATGTCCGATCCATGGGCGCCTGCTGCTGGACCGGTGTCCCTCCTGTGCCGAGCCGTTCAGCATCCTGCGCCAGGACGGGCGCGGTGCCATCTGCTGTCCGGGCTGTGGTGCCGATCTCCGCGACTTCACCGGGGATGAACCGGCTTTTGACACGATCTCGGTGCAACGCGATCTGCTGGGCCTGATCCGGGAGGGATGGCGAGATCTCGGCGATTATGGTCCGGTCTATTCCTTCGTGGTGCTCGAGATATTGGCCCAACTGCTCCGTCTGCTGGCCGGCGGCAAGCACGCCCATGCTTTGAGGCTCTGGTTGGCCGAGCAAGCCCCAAGCCTCGCGGTTCGCCCCGAAAGCCTTCCCCGTGCCCGGGATGGCGCCTTGCTGACCCCGCGCGCCCGGGGTGTGCTTGTCGCCATGGCCCACTGGTTGCTGGCCGAATGGCCGCATCGCTTTGTCGAGGCCGCCAAGGCGGCGGGCATGACCAGCACCGATCTGCGCAAGCGCTCGGTGGGTGAGTATCCCTTCGCCTACGCCCATGCGGTGGACTGGCACTTGAAGGAGCCGCACAAGGGCGATGCCACGGAAGAGATCATGGTGGCGGCCCAGATGCTCCACGACCATGGCCAATCGGCCAGTCGCCAGAATCTGGTTGCCCTGTGCGGAACCAAGTTGGGCTCCATGGGTGGAGTTGCCGATCCCGTAGCCAGCGGTTTGCCGTGGGGCAAAGGGCGGTATTGGAAGCTGGATGGCGTCTCGCCCGAGGTGAAAGCCGCCGCCCGCCTTGCCGCACATCGTGCTGGCGAAGACGTGGGGCCATGGCTGGATGCCCTACTTCGCCGGATGCTTGGGCTCTGCGCCATCAAAACACCTTTTGATCGTCATGATCCCGACACAATCACACTCGACGCTAACGTTGGTTGTGAAGGGTGA
- a CDS encoding ImmA/IrrE family metallo-endopeptidase: protein MERQAEKRSAIEIVSDFMSSAPVDLDAMARALGLDVTLDAEIPPDVSGKIERVAGGRFRVSINQKHHANRRRFTLAHEIAHYVLHRDLIGTGVTDNAMYRSANLSDEQEVQANRFAAGLLMPADVVRRKWSEGIRSDAEMAKEFRVSPAAARIRIDELRLGKVGFAALKSA, encoded by the coding sequence ATGGAACGTCAAGCTGAAAAGCGTTCTGCAATTGAAATCGTTAGCGACTTCATGAGTTCTGCGCCGGTAGACCTTGACGCGATGGCTAGGGCTCTTGGCCTGGACGTCACCTTGGATGCAGAGATTCCCCCGGATGTGTCTGGCAAAATTGAGCGGGTGGCGGGCGGTCGCTTCCGAGTTTCGATTAACCAGAAGCACCATGCAAACCGGCGTCGCTTCACTTTGGCTCATGAAATCGCACACTATGTGCTTCATCGGGATTTGATTGGAACCGGGGTCACGGATAACGCCATGTATCGCAGTGCCAATCTTTCTGACGAACAAGAAGTGCAGGCGAACCGATTTGCGGCAGGCCTTCTGATGCCCGCCGATGTCGTTCGCAGGAAGTGGAGCGAGGGCATCCGGTCTGATGCTGAGATGGCGAAAGAGTTTCGAGTTTCGCCAGCCGCGGCGCGAATTCGGATCGACGAATTGCGGCTGGGGAAGGTCGGCTTTGCCGCTCTCAAGTCGGCATGA
- a CDS encoding Mu transposase C-terminal domain-containing protein gives MSNGFSFQPGASVLWRGKRCTIVEAVTASSVLLDIGDGQDKEVVPVSKLRSLKDAESAQADRSLDALAPEDLAEAKRRFAIIKPLVRCERRSEEDVQRAAERHGVPRATLYRWIKRYEGRRRMTDLAPSRRGRKMPKRLSPEVEAIIASVIDEKYLSTQKANGEEVILEVHRRCRAANLSKPCAETVRARLRAIDPKEKVLRREGKKAAHDKFGAVKGNFPGADAPLAVVQIDHTLLDIMVLDEEMRLPIGRPWLTLAIDVFSRMVVGYHLSLDNPGAFAVGLCLCHGMLDKAAELERLGIKGEWPVWGKPRMIHSDNGKDFRSYLIQDTLDEHDIRYEFRPPKTPHYGGHIERLAGTLARKVHALPGATFSTPKQRGEYKSEAKAQMTLRDLRPWLLNLIVGVYHNKVHSGIGCPPLARWNDGIMGTDRFRGIGLPEPIPNPRRLRLDFLPFIERTVQPEGIVWGKIWYRDPLLSQWVRADEGRRRRKFKVRRDPTDISKLYFLDPRLNDYVEIPYRDIGRPSISLWDYRAVEAWLKRQGKAAENEQAIFDAYEDMHRITAEAARQTKRVRREQAKNRELGKHRAELTLDPPRPPPESPAKPKATRRRDGHLALVVDNQTSEPPKPRPVSNDFDFDDAEIKRGVEEW, from the coding sequence ATGAGCAATGGATTCAGCTTTCAGCCCGGCGCCTCCGTTCTCTGGCGCGGCAAGCGCTGCACCATCGTCGAGGCGGTGACGGCATCCTCGGTCCTGCTCGACATCGGGGATGGTCAGGACAAGGAAGTGGTGCCCGTCTCCAAGCTGCGATCGCTCAAGGATGCCGAGTCCGCCCAGGCCGACCGCAGCTTGGACGCATTGGCTCCCGAGGACTTGGCCGAGGCCAAACGGCGCTTCGCCATCATCAAGCCGTTGGTGCGTTGTGAGCGTCGAAGCGAGGAGGATGTCCAGCGAGCCGCCGAACGACATGGCGTGCCACGGGCGACGCTGTATCGCTGGATCAAACGGTACGAGGGGCGTCGGCGCATGACTGACCTTGCTCCCTCGCGCCGTGGCCGCAAGATGCCCAAGCGCCTGTCACCTGAGGTCGAGGCGATCATTGCCAGCGTCATCGATGAGAAATACCTCTCTACGCAGAAGGCCAACGGCGAGGAGGTCATCCTGGAGGTTCATCGCCGTTGCCGGGCGGCCAATTTGTCCAAGCCCTGCGCCGAGACGGTTCGTGCCAGGCTGCGGGCCATCGACCCCAAGGAAAAGGTGCTGCGGCGCGAGGGCAAGAAGGCCGCCCACGACAAGTTCGGCGCGGTAAAGGGCAATTTTCCCGGTGCCGACGCGCCGCTGGCCGTGGTGCAGATCGACCATACCCTGCTCGACATCATGGTGCTCGACGAGGAGATGCGCCTGCCCATCGGACGTCCGTGGCTGACGCTGGCCATCGACGTCTTCAGCCGCATGGTGGTGGGCTATCACCTGTCGCTCGACAATCCCGGCGCCTTTGCCGTCGGTCTCTGCCTGTGCCATGGCATGCTGGACAAGGCCGCCGAGCTGGAGCGATTGGGCATCAAGGGTGAGTGGCCGGTCTGGGGCAAGCCCCGCATGATCCATTCCGACAACGGCAAGGATTTCCGCAGCTACCTGATCCAGGACACGCTGGACGAACACGATATCCGCTACGAATTCCGGCCACCGAAGACGCCCCATTACGGCGGTCATATCGAGCGCCTGGCCGGAACCTTGGCGAGGAAGGTCCATGCCCTTCCCGGCGCCACCTTCTCCACCCCCAAGCAACGCGGCGAGTACAAGTCAGAGGCCAAGGCCCAGATGACGCTGCGGGACCTGCGCCCCTGGCTGCTCAACCTCATTGTCGGCGTCTACCACAACAAGGTCCACAGCGGGATCGGCTGTCCTCCCCTGGCCCGGTGGAACGACGGCATCATGGGCACTGACCGGTTTCGGGGTATCGGCCTGCCCGAACCCATCCCCAATCCTCGGCGGCTACGCCTGGACTTTCTGCCCTTTATCGAACGCACGGTGCAGCCCGAAGGCATCGTCTGGGGCAAGATCTGGTACCGCGATCCGCTGCTCTCCCAGTGGGTCCGGGCCGACGAAGGTCGGCGCCGGCGGAAGTTCAAGGTCCGCCGCGATCCGACCGACATCTCCAAGCTCTACTTCCTGGATCCGAGGCTCAACGACTACGTCGAGATTCCTTACCGCGACATCGGGCGGCCGTCGATCTCGCTGTGGGATTACCGGGCGGTCGAGGCTTGGCTGAAGCGCCAGGGCAAGGCCGCCGAGAACGAGCAAGCGATCTTCGACGCCTACGAGGACATGCACCGCATCACCGCCGAAGCGGCTCGCCAGACCAAGCGCGTGCGTCGTGAGCAGGCCAAGAACCGAGAACTCGGCAAGCATCGCGCCGAGCTGACCCTGGACCCGCCCCGCCCGCCACCGGAATCGCCGGCGAAGCCCAAGGCCACGCGGCGCCGCGACGGCCATCTGGCCCTGGTGGTCGATAACCAGACCTCCGAGCCGCCAAAGCCCAGGCCGGTGTCCAACGATTTCGATTTCGACGATGCAGAGATCAAGAGGGGGGTAGAAGAATGGTGA
- a CDS encoding TnsA endonuclease N-terminal domain-containing protein gives MPVRKIGLCYRSVSGRVPIGQGRPGVQVESTLERDFALLCRFDPSVVGIEEQPVRIEYNDADGRARSYVPDFLVTYRGGRPVPRLVEIKYSTDPMLISGQLDGRFAAARAYGRRHGWRFELVTEREVRTPRLENATFLLPFRGRSIAAGLREGLRAVLQKGGPQSVVSLADEVAEALGLSRPEVLPGIWTMVAEFKIAVDLDRPLTMGSLVTLAKETRP, from the coding sequence ATGCCTGTGCGCAAAATCGGCCTTTGCTATCGTAGTGTCAGTGGACGGGTGCCCATAGGACAGGGGCGGCCCGGCGTCCAGGTGGAATCGACCTTGGAACGGGATTTCGCGCTGCTCTGCCGTTTCGATCCGTCCGTCGTCGGCATCGAGGAGCAGCCGGTGCGGATCGAATACAACGATGCCGACGGCCGTGCCCGCTCCTACGTGCCCGACTTCCTGGTGACCTATCGCGGCGGCCGGCCGGTGCCGCGTCTGGTCGAGATCAAATATTCCACCGATCCCATGCTGATCTCCGGGCAACTGGACGGCCGGTTTGCCGCCGCCCGCGCCTATGGCCGCCGCCATGGCTGGCGCTTCGAACTGGTGACCGAACGCGAGGTCCGCACGCCCCGGCTAGAGAACGCCACCTTCCTGCTGCCGTTCCGAGGCCGATCCATTGCCGCCGGTCTGCGGGAAGGGTTGCGCGCAGTCCTACAGAAAGGCGGCCCCCAAAGTGTCGTATCGCTCGCCGACGAGGTGGCCGAGGCGCTGGGCTTGAGCCGGCCGGAAGTTCTGCCCGGCATCTGGACCATGGTGGCGGAATTCAAGATAGCCGTGGACCTGGATCGCCCCCTGACCATGGGTAGTCTCGTCACGCTGGCAAAGGAGACGCGGCCATGA
- a CDS encoding SEC-C metal-binding domain-containing protein has translation MKVGRKQRRNDRCACGSGRKYKECSLIRDAVANMLLNQLDREGRRWMAEFLGASEETFEGELAEEAVVKG, from the coding sequence ATGAAGGTCGGAAGGAAGCAAAGGAGGAATGACCGATGTGCCTGCGGGAGCGGGCGCAAGTACAAGGAATGCAGCCTAATCCGCGACGCGGTCGCCAACATGCTTTTGAACCAGCTAGACCGCGAAGGTAGGCGCTGGATGGCGGAATTTCTTGGGGCTAGCGAAGAGACATTTGAAGGGGAGCTGGCTGAGGAGGCGGTGGTCAAGGGCTGA
- a CDS encoding IS3 family transposase (programmed frameshift) produces MSKRRNHDAAFKARVALEALKGERTVSELASAYGVHPTMIHQWKKSLLDGAAEIFERGAKKKAEVDEDTVRSLHAKIGELAVANDFLFSKAQAVDRQVRRTMIEPKHPALSIGAQCHLLSIARSSFYYEPLGETEANLELMRLIDRQFLETPFYGVRQMAWHLQNEGHPVNVKRVRRLMRLMGLMPIYQKPNTSKPAKGHKTYPYLLRGLRIDRPNQVWCADITYLPMRRGFLYLIAIMDWATRKVLAWRISNTLEADFCVEVLNEAILRFGPPEIMNTDQGSQFTSFAWIDRLKRAGTRISMDGKGRCIDNVFIERLWRSLKYECVYLHAWETGSQARAGIGPWITFYNHKRPHAAHGGRTPAVVYWNTINQTDQQARRVA; encoded by the exons ATGTCGAAGCGCAGGAACCATGACGCGGCCTTCAAGGCGCGTGTCGCCCTTGAGGCGCTGAAGGGCGAGCGGACGGTATCGGAATTGGCGTCGGCCTATGGCGTCCATCCGACCATGATCCATCAATGGAAGAAGTCCCTGCTGGACGGGGCGGCGGAGATCTTCGAACGCGGGGCCAAGAAGAAGGCCGAGGTGGACGAGGATACGGTGCGATCCCTGCACGCCAAGATCGGGGAGCTGGCCGTGGCCAACGATTTTTTGT TCTCGAAAGCTCAAGCCGTGGACCGGCAAGTGAGGCGGACCATGATCGAGCCCAAACACCCGGCGCTGTCGATCGGCGCCCAGTGCCACCTGCTGTCCATTGCGCGATCATCGTTCTATTACGAGCCCTTGGGCGAGACGGAGGCAAACCTGGAGCTGATGCGGTTGATCGACCGCCAATTCCTGGAAACGCCGTTCTATGGTGTCCGTCAGATGGCTTGGCATCTCCAGAACGAGGGCCACCCGGTCAACGTCAAGCGCGTCCGGCGGCTGATGCGGCTCATGGGCCTGATGCCGATCTACCAGAAGCCCAACACCAGCAAGCCCGCCAAGGGCCACAAGACCTATCCCTACCTGCTGCGGGGCCTGCGGATCGACCGGCCCAATCAGGTCTGGTGCGCCGACATCACCTATCTGCCCATGCGCCGGGGATTCCTTTATCTGATCGCCATCATGGACTGGGCCACCCGGAAAGTGCTGGCCTGGCGCATCTCCAACACGCTCGAGGCCGACTTCTGCGTCGAGGTGCTCAACGAGGCCATCCTGCGCTTCGGCCCGCCGGAGATCATGAACACCGACCAGGGCAGCCAGTTTACATCCTTCGCCTGGATCGACCGGCTGAAGCGGGCCGGAACCCGCATCTCCATGGACGGCAAGGGCCGTTGCATCGACAACGTCTTTATCGAGCGCCTGTGGCGGTCCCTAAAATACGAATGCGTCTATCTCCATGCCTGGGAAACCGGCTCGCAAGCAAGGGCCGGGATCGGACCCTGGATCACCTTCTACAACCACAAACGGCCCCACGCCGCCCATGGCGGAAGGACCCCCGCCGTGGTCTACTGGAACACCATCAACCAAACCGATCAGCAGGCCCGGAGAGTAGCTTAA